A genomic window from Elaeis guineensis isolate ETL-2024a chromosome 3, EG11, whole genome shotgun sequence includes:
- the LOC140856081 gene encoding uncharacterized protein: MQKVNELQLRQPKVLHVKDHGADIQKDHEKTSTLELEINKMKERLIMLEVCSISGSVGNGINVATTHEQSSIVERQANQLQSEIMPLHSAANNGTEKIERQKSIQFEEDLHAGLIIVIFLISVLMGMLMK; the protein is encoded by the exons ATGCAGAAAGTCAATGAACTACAGTTGAGGCAACCAAAGGTGCTG CATGTGAAAGACCATGGAGCTGACATTCAAAAGGATCATGAGAAAACTTCCACTCTTGAATTGGAGATAAACAAAATGAAAGAGAGGCTCATCATGCTCGAAGTTTGTTCCATCAGTGGTTCT GTGGGGAATGGAATCAATGTTGCAACAACACACGAACAAAGTTCTATTGTTGAACGCCAGGCAAATCAGTTGCAGTCGGAGATCATGCCTTTACATTCCGCCGCTAATAATGGCACT GAAAAAATTGAACGCCAGAAATCTATCCAATTTGAGGAAGACTTGCATGCTGGACTCATCATTGTCATATTTCTGATTTCCGTACTTATGGGGATGCTTATGAAATGA